The Mucilaginibacter sp. PAMB04168 genome contains the following window.
GTATCAGAAGGAGTGATAGCTGGAAGTTTTATAACGCAGGACCTGGTACGACAAATTATGCACCCTTTCCGGCAGAATTGTTGATCCCGGCATTGGGGCAAACGGTTGTTGCTTCAAATGGCAAGATTAAGCTGGACTGGTCAGGCAATGACGTTGATGGCGATATCGTTAATTATGATGTATACCTGGGAACCAAGAGCGATCCGGCAGTATGGGTAAAAGATATTAAAGATAGTGAATTGAACAGCATAGATGTGGTTTCCGGACAACGTTACTTCTGGAAGATTGTAAGCCATGATGCTTCAGGAAACACGTCCTATTCAGACATCTTTCAGTTCACTGTACGGTAGAGAAAAGCCTATGCTGGCTAAGCTGAGGCGCTTTAACAGGAATAAACTTATTGATTGTCAGGTGACAAAAATAAGGTGCTAAGTGTTCGATCTTGGTCCGCTTCCTTCTACCCAAGTAAGTAAAAGCCTCAAATTGATAAGATTTGGGACTTTTCCGAATTTATTGGATACAGCTCATTGGTGATCTAAAGCTAACAGGCAATTTTTTTGTAACTAAGATCAAGAAGATGAATTTTGCCATTTGGATATCCAATCGTCCGCTAACTGCTCCAATTCCCTATTCCCACTTTTTTTCTTCAACTCATTCAAAGCAACGGCCAGATCTTTCAGTTCCCAACCTTTGCTATTCAAGGTAAACCAAGCTTCTTTAAATTGCCCTCTATTCAGATAGTCGTAAAATTGAGTATTTTTGTCACCGGTGCTAAGTAACCATGTCGGCAGGTCCATTATGGTGCTTAACATTCCTGCATCAGCGATTTCATACAATGATGAGTTTTGAATAATATCAGGTGAGTTCAGTGTATATATTGATGAAGGAAAATCACCGTTATATTCAGATAAGGTGCGCAAATATTTGAATGGCATGTTTTGATCAAAATATGGCAAATGCCCGAATTCTTTTGGGTCATCGCCATACTCCACGGTAAACTCGTCAACTTCTAATGCATACTTGTAATCAACTTGTTCACAAAATCTAACAATGTCGTGGGTTAACCCATCTTTAGTCATAATCATCTGTAAAACTATCGATGTGATGAACTGATCGGTATCACGGGCGATTTCAGATAGGTGACCATGCTCGAGAATATACTCTGCGTACGTCTCCTTACGATCACAAAAAAAGTGTTTAACGATGCCTTTATACGATGCGCCATGCCCTAAAAATAACGGGACCAAACATGGCGGGTGTGGGTACCAGTGACCATCAATGGCATTAAAGCCATCAAGGTAAGCAGGTAATTCAATCTCTTTAGTAATGAGTTTTTGAATGCGGCTGTCTATAGTCAACATGCTGATAATTGGTAAGTGAAATTAAGATGATCGTTGATGTTTTCTGTACGTTTATCAATCTTAAAGTTTAACGTTGTCAGTTGATTTTATTTTAACTCACATTTACTTAGCCTGTAAATATCTTCAAGGCATTTCTCAATCTCTTTTTGGTGTAACCATACCCACTTAACGCTGCTCCATCTGTTGTGCAGGGAGGTAACACGAGTGGTCACAGGAGATGTTATGGTTGGAAGATCGGTAAACTTTTACGCCATCGTATAGTCAAATGATGCGTAGAGAAGAAAAGCAAATAGCTGACTGGTCCTTTGATCAATTCAAGCATAAATGTGGTTGAACTTGTTTCCCTTTGAGGCAACAGGTGCAGGCCAAAACCATGGCATGATAGCTTTCCCTGCCAAGCCTTTCAAATTCTGCCTGATACCTTCTTTACATCGTTCATTCTAGGGAACCTCTGTGACATAGATTAACAACAAACAGTAGAAAAGGCTATTAGACCTATATGTAACGAGCTATAAAGGGCACTAATCCAATAGCGTCCAGGCCCGTTTGGCTTGTACGGTTTGCACCACTTGTTGTTCGGCAACTACAATGTTTTCTTTACGCTGGCCAATGTACTCCAGCGTGCTTAACTTATTCCATAAAGCCACAATTACTTTCAAAAACTCATCTACGGCTGTTACCGATGAGCGGATATCATGATGGTTATAAACAATCTCAATCAAACGGGCCAGCAATTCTTCAAAGTTGCCCGGGGTCACATCTTTCCACTCGTAAAAATATTTAAGCAGCTCTTCGCGCTCGGCACCAGCAATGCTTTTTACGGTGCTGAAGAACACGTGTGCCATTTCAGAAAAATAACCCACTAATACTACAGGCGATTGGTTGTAAGCTATATTGCGGTAAGGAAAATAGATACGGGCTATGTAATCGAGCATCTTTTCGCATAAAGCTTTCACATTCTTTCCAATTGTCGAAATAGATTCTTTGGAGGTGATTTTGTCTAGTATTCTAAAAGACAGGAGCTGAATTTGATTGAGTTGTCCGCTAAATAACTCAAAGGCACTAACCAAGTCCGGGTGGCTCAATAAACAAGCGCTTGGGGGTATATAATTCGTATGTATTTGTATACCCGATCCGTTTTTAGTGAATTTACCAATTTCTAAGTAGTGATTTGTGCGGTTATTGATTTGGGATGCTGGTAAAAAGGTTACGGTATATCTGCTTTCAACGTCGGGATAACGCAAAGGCAATTCCTCTGCATCTGGCTGCCCTGCTGCCACGCGCTCATGAGGATTAACAGTGAGGACGATAAAGTAAGTTTCTGTACCGTCTTCCAAACCATCTTGATTAAAATAATGATCAAATGTTACTTCCTGACCTATACCTTGTGTGGCAATAGATATCCGGTAACCTTCAGCGGTTACGGCATTGCACGTTTTTATTTTTACTTGCATGTGGTTAGAAGCTCTTTCAATGATTTGAACATCAAAAGTGCCATTGCTTGTGCCCCCGAATGGTGGCAGCAAGCCAAAATTATAATTGTTTAGTAGCAGGGCATTGCTGTCCTTTACCAAATCATGTATAAAATTATCAGTTTGCACAAAGTGGCTGCTTGATATTTTCATACCATCCACCCAGTTTACAGCTTTATGTTTTACAGGTAGTATCATATTATATTACTGAATAGCAATTTATAGATATATCGCCTCATCACCGGTTCGTTGCGGTTCGTTTACGGCTTCCGAAACCCTTTTGGCCATGATAGCGTATTTTTCTGTTATATTATTTTGTTCAATGTCCAGCTCAGGATCGATGAAATTACGTTGGCTGAAAAATGATGGTTTAATGTAAAAAATCCATTTATAGCTTTCGCCTTTCGCCTGCTGGTATTCTATCTGTGAATCCGGGAACTTTGTGTTGTAATCTTCAATAAATTTCTGAAACCATAAGCCAAAATTCATATTACGAGGAGCTTTAGCTTTTACTTTAAGTTGCTCACTGTCGGCTGTGCTTTTATAAAGATTCACCTCCAATACTAACAGCCGGTTAAAATCTAAATGCTCCATGCTGATATCTACAGGATATAATGGATACTGCCATACCTTGTATATTTCGAGCGGTATGTTTAAATAAGCTACATAAGCCCACCAAAACACTAACGGAAGTAAAAAGGCAAACACAGCAGTAGAGGCCCATATACCATATTTCAAATTGTTTAACCAGTCAAACCCAAGCTTAAACAAAAATGCGCCTAACATGCAACTTAATAAGCTACAAATAAAAACAAAGCCTTTTCGGGTGTTGAGTTCCTGATCATAGTAAGTTACAGCCAGGTAAACAAATATAATCCCGGCGGTTAACATGTAAAGTTGTGCACAAATGTATCCCCAAGGCATAAACTGTAAGTCCAGAAATCCCAATAAACCAGGGAGGCCTAATACCAATGAGGTAATAAGCATTGTTACGATAAGCCTTTTATTATTAAATACCTGATTTTTTTTGTTGATAACGGTCATAATAGCCGTACTCACCGCAAAAATTACCGGGAACAGAAGATAGCGTATAAAAAAAGATTTAACATCCATAAAGACTGCAAGCTTTCAGCAAATATTAAGTTCATGGAAAAATGAACTTTGCTTAATCAATTACCAAAATTTGGGGTTATTGTTTTTAGAAAATTATACCAAGTGCTATGCCCGCCTTAACAGACAAAGTGAACTTATTAGATACTGATTTTAAAGCCTCAACTATAGCTGCAGGTATGGTAGAAGCCGACCAAACAGAGGCAGACCGCGTTGTAATTTTACCGCAGGGTGCGCACCACCGCGCCTACGCCAAAGAGGTGGCTAACGTAACTACTTATCAATCAGCTTATCGAAACCGAACGATGCAGGCCATATATATCAATCGCGAGGGGTTGTACGATATGCTGCCTGAAGGTTTGTTTCATCAACCACCTGCCTCCAGCGTCATGATAACCGAAGAGGAAATGGTAAAAGATATAAAAGTGCGGCGTGAGGAGGAGCGCCTGGCCCGCAATTTTTTTGCCCCGCTTGAAATAGAGTTATACGGCTTGCGCACGGTTATTGAGTTATACGAAACCCGGTTAGATAAAAAAAGCGAGTATGATGAGCTGATTGATATATTTTTAAAAGAGTGGAAAGAATTTAAATGCTTCAGTAATCAGCAGATGATTGTGTTAATACATGTGCTGCCCGTTATTCATGAACAACGCAATAATTTGCCGTTTTTGCGTAATGTGCTCAGTATTATGTTCAATGCTCCGTTTGAACTCACTTATCAAACCGTAATGGAGGTATTAAAGCCCAGTGGCGAAGCTGGGTTGGGAAACCAGTTGGGTTTTGGGCAATTGGGGGTTAACTTAATTGCCGGAAACAGCAAAGAACCCGATGAGCAGCTCCAAATAACAATTGGTCCGTTAACCACAACACAAATGCTGGCTTTATTACCCGGAACCCAGGCTGCAAAAGCATTAGATGTGTTACTTAATTATTTCGTCCCTATGCAAACCAGTGTGATTACACACTACACAATAGGCACCGAGTATCAAAAAGCGGTATTGGGCGCCTCTTCTGAAAATGCATGCTTAGGATTTACAACTTACCTTGGCAGCTAAGCATTAACAAATATCCTGTAAGTTGAATTCATTACACTACGGCTATCCAGCTTTGAGGCCAGCAAAGTAATCAGTGTATCCCAGTCTTGTGTGCTTAATTGTAAGGTTGGCTCAGGCTTCAGGTAAATATCAATAGTTTTTTGAAATCCCTCTTTAGGGTTGCTGGAAACAGCCAGTCCTTTCTTTATTTGCACATCTGTAATCTTATTGCCCAAATCGTAATAACAAAAACTAATTAAGTCTGCCTGGGTAACAATTCGGTCTTTGGTAGTAAGGCCATATTTATAAGCTTGTATGCGTTCGGTAGCACCTAAACTGTCCCTTCCGCCAACTGTGCTTGTCATTAGCCTAACTGAGTCGGGTTTAACTTTGTACATCTCAAACTGTTGCAATTTGGCTCCCCGGCGTATATGATTAGCTGCCCCTGCCAGTGTTGTCCAATAATTTAGGTAAAGCATGGAGGCTTGTTTAGCAGGCTTGATAACCAAATAGTTCAAAAGTTCTGAACTGTGATCGGAATTTTGCGATTTGCGTTCAATCAATGATAAGTTTTGCTCAAGGGTTCGGAGCACACCAGCCATATAGTCGGTTCCGTAACTGGCAAAAGCAGCCTTTTCATCACGAAGCAGTTCAAAGAGATATTCTATTAGCTGTTGTGCGTTGCGCGAGTCAAACCGCTCTGCCCCACCAT
Protein-coding sequences here:
- a CDS encoding type VI secretion system baseplate subunit TssG yields the protein MPALTDKVNLLDTDFKASTIAAGMVEADQTEADRVVILPQGAHHRAYAKEVANVTTYQSAYRNRTMQAIYINREGLYDMLPEGLFHQPPASSVMITEEEMVKDIKVRREEERLARNFFAPLEIELYGLRTVIELYETRLDKKSEYDELIDIFLKEWKEFKCFSNQQMIVLIHVLPVIHEQRNNLPFLRNVLSIMFNAPFELTYQTVMEVLKPSGEAGLGNQLGFGQLGVNLIAGNSKEPDEQLQITIGPLTTTQMLALLPGTQAAKALDVLLNYFVPMQTSVITHYTIGTEYQKAVLGASSENACLGFTTYLGS
- a CDS encoding TssN family type VI secretion system protein, whose amino-acid sequence is MDVKSFFIRYLLFPVIFAVSTAIMTVINKKNQVFNNKRLIVTMLITSLVLGLPGLLGFLDLQFMPWGYICAQLYMLTAGIIFVYLAVTYYDQELNTRKGFVFICSLLSCMLGAFLFKLGFDWLNNLKYGIWASTAVFAFLLPLVFWWAYVAYLNIPLEIYKVWQYPLYPVDISMEHLDFNRLLVLEVNLYKSTADSEQLKVKAKAPRNMNFGLWFQKFIEDYNTKFPDSQIEYQQAKGESYKWIFYIKPSFFSQRNFIDPELDIEQNNITEKYAIMAKRVSEAVNEPQRTGDEAIYL